Proteins encoded together in one Lathyrus oleraceus cultivar Zhongwan6 chromosome 5, CAAS_Psat_ZW6_1.0, whole genome shotgun sequence window:
- the LOC127083344 gene encoding transmembrane 9 superfamily member 12, which produces MELPTLRKPFIYWVLFSFIVFAEVGNGFYLPGSYMHTYSNGEYINAKVNSLTSIETELPFSYYSLPYCQPPGGIKKSAENLGELLMGDQIDNSPYRFRMNVNETIYLCTTSPLNEHEVKLLKQRTRNLYQVNMILDNLPVMRYTSQNGVKIQWTGFPVGYTPTDGSVDYIINHLKFTVLVHEYEGRGVEIIGTGEEGLGIISEADKKKASGYEIVGFHVVPCSIKYDPEAMTKHKMYDNISSVSCPNDLDKYQTIKEQERVSFTYEVEFVKSDIRWPSRWDAYLKMEGSRVHWFSILNSLMVIFFLAGIVFVIFLRTVRRDLTRYEELDKEAQAQMNEELSGWKLVVGDVFREPDCSKLLCVMVGDGVQILGMAAVTIVFAALGFMSPASRGMLLTGMIILYLILGIAAGYVSVRLWRTIKGTPEGWRSISWSAACFFPGIAFIILTVLNFILWNSNSTGAIPISLYFELFFLWFCISVPLTLIGGFMGTKGEPIEFPVRTNQIPREIPARKYPSWLLVLGAGTLPFGTLFIELFFILSSIWLGRFYYVFGFLLVVLLLLIVVCAEVSVVLTYMHLCVEDWRWWWKAFYASGSVALYVFLYSINYLVFDLQSLSGPVSATLYLGYSLLMAIAIMLSTGTIGFLMSFYFVHYLFSSVKID; this is translated from the coding sequence ATGGAGTTACCAACTCTGAGAAAACCCTTCATCTACTGGGTTTTATTTTCTTTCATTGTCTTTGCTGAGGTTGGCAATGGTTTTTATCTTCCTGGAAGCTACATGCATACTTATTCCAATGGAGAATATATAAATGCCAAAGTCAATTCGCTGACTTCAATTGAAACCGAGCTTCCTTTCTCTTATTACAGCCTCCCGTACTGCCAGCCCCCTGGCGGGATAAAGAAAAGTGCTGAGAATCTTGGAGAACTTCTTATGGGAGATCAGATTGATAACTCACCATACCGATTTCGAATGAATGTAAATGAGACTATATACCTCTGCACAACATCACCATTAAATGAGCATGAAGTAAAGCTACTCAAACAACGAACTCGTAATCTGTATCAAGTGAATATGATCCTTGACAACTTACCAGTTATGAGGTATACTAGCCAAAATGGGGTTAAAATCCAGTGGACTGGATTTCCTGTTGGGTACACTCCAACTGATGGAAGTGTAGATTACATCATTAACCACTTGAAATTCACTGTATTGGTTCACGAATATGAAGGAAGAGGGGTTGAAATTATTGGGACCGGGGAGGAAGGTTTGGGCATTATTTCTGAAGCTGACAAAAAGAAAGCATCTGGGTATGAAATAGTTGGTTTTCATGTTGTTCCTTGTAGTATTAAATATGACCCTGAAGCCATGACAAAGCACAAAATGTATGATAACATCTCTTCTGTAAGCTGCCCAAATGACCTTGACAAGTATCAGACAATAAAAGAGCAAGAAAGGGTATCATTCACATACGAGGTTGAATTTGTGAAAAGTGATATAAGATGGCCATCACGTTGGGATGCTTATTTGAAGATGGAGGGTTCTCGAGTTCATTGGTTTTCAATCCTAAATTCCCTGATGGTTATTTTTTTCCTAGCTGGCATTGTTTTTGTCATTTTCTTAAGAACTGTCAGAAGGGATTTGACAAGATATGAGGAATTGGACAAAGAGGCACAAGCTCAGATGAACGAGGAGCTTTCTGGGTGGAAACTTGTTGTGGGTGATGTATTTAGGGAGCCTGATTGCTCAAAGCTTCTCTGTGTGATGGTTGGAGACGGGGTTCAGATTCTTGGAATGGCTGCTGTCACTATTGTTTTTGCAGCACTTGGTTTCATGTCTCCAGCATCCCGAGGAATGCTACTAACAGGGATGATCATTTTATATCTTATCCTGGGAATTGCTGCTGGTTATGTCAGCGTACGTCTTTGGAGGACCATTAAGGGAACACCAGAAGGGTGGAGATCAATTTCTTGGTCCGCTGCATGTTTTTTTCCTGGCATTGCTTTCATTATCCTCACAGTACTCAATTTTATTCTATGGAACAGCAACAGTACTGGTGCTATACCCATTTCCTTGTATTTTGAGCTCTTCTTCCTCTGGTTCTGTATTTCAGTACCTCTTACCCTCATTGGCGGGTTTATGGGGACAAAAGGAGAGCCAATCGAATTTCCTGTACGGACCAATCAGATTCCAAGGGAAATTCCTGCACGGAAATATCCATCATGGCTTCTTGTTCTTGGTGCTGGAACTCTTCCATTTGGAACCCTCTTCATTGAGCTTTTCTTTATCCTTTCCAGTATCTGGCTTGGGAGGTTCTATTACGTGTTTGGATTCCTGTTGGTTGTTCTTCTATTGCTGATTGTTGTTTGTGCTGAAGTATCGGTGGTCCTCACATATATGCATCTGTGTGTGGAAGATTGGCGTTGGTGGTGGAAGGCATTCTACGCATCAGGTTCTGTTGCCCTATATGTCTTCTTGTACTCCATCAACTACTTGGTTTTTGACCTGCAGAGCTTGAGTGGACCTGTCTCAGCTACCCTTTACCTAGGTTATTCACTACTCATGGCAATTGCAATCATGTTGTCGACCGGCACCATCGGTTTCCTCATGTCATTCTACTTTGTGCACTACTTGTTCTCATCCGTGAAGATCGATTGA